The following proteins are co-located in the Mus pahari chromosome 14, PAHARI_EIJ_v1.1, whole genome shotgun sequence genome:
- the LOC110331576 gene encoding keratin-associated protein 4-4-like isoform X2: protein MVSSCCGSVCSEEGCGQGCYQPSCCQTTCCRTTCCRPSCCVSSCCRPQCCQSVCCQPTCCRPSCCISSCCRPSCCRPSCCVSSCCRPSCCISSCCRPCCGSSSCCGSSCCRPTCCISSCCRPSCCRPSCCVSSCCRPQCCQSVCCRPSCCISSCCRPSCCRPSCCISSCCRPTCCQTTCCRTTCCRPACSSSSCC from the exons ATGGTCAGCTCCTGTTGTGGCTCTGTCTGCTCTGAGGAGGGCTGTGGCCAAGGCTGCTACCAGCCCAGCTGTTGCCAGACCACCTGCTGTAGGACCACCTGCTGCCGCcccagctgctgtgtgtccagctgctGCAGACCCCAGTGCTGCCAGTCTGTGTGCTGCCAGCCCACCTGCTGTCGCCCCAGCTGCTGCATTTCTAGCTGCTGCAGGCCTTCCTGCTGCCGCCCTagctgctgtgtgtccagctgctGCAGGCCCTCTTGCTGCATTTCCAGCTGCTGCCGTCCCTGCTGTGGTAGTTCTAGCTGTTGTGGATCCAGCTGCTGCCGCCCCACCTGTTGCATTTCTAGCTGCTGCAGGCCTTCTTGCTGCCGCCCCAGTtgctgtgtgtccagctgctGCAGACCCCAGTGCTGCCAGTCTGT CTGCTGCCGCCCCAGCTGTTGCATTTCTAGCTGCTGCAGGCCTTCTTGCTGCCGCCCCAGCTGCTGTATCTCCAGCTGCTGCCGCCCCACCTGTTGCCAGACCACTTGCTGCAGGACCACCTGTTGCCGCCCAGCATGCTCTAGTAGTTCTTGCTGCTGA
- the LOC110331576 gene encoding keratin-associated protein 4-9-like isoform X3: protein MVSSCCGSVCSEEGCGQGCCQPSCCQTTCCRPNCCVSSCCRPQTTCCRPSCCVSSCCRPQCCQSVCCQPTCCRPSCCISSCCRPSCCRPSCCVSSCCRPQCCQSVCCQPTCCRPSCCRPSCCISSCCRPSCCRPSCCISSCCRPTCCQTTCCRTTCCRPACSSSSCC from the exons ATGGTCAGCTCCTGTTGTGGCTCTGTCTGCTCTGAGGAGGGCTGTGGCCAAggctgctgccagcccagctgctgccagACCACCTGCTGCAGGCCCAActgctgtgtgtccagctgctGCAGACCCCA GACCACCTGCTGCCGCcccagctgctgtgtgtccagctgctGCAGACCCCAGTGCTGCCAGTCTGTGTGCTGCCAGCCCACCTGCTGTCGCCCCAGCTGCTGCATTTCTAGCTGCTGCAG GCCTTCTTGCTGCCGCCCCAGTtgctgtgtgtccagctgctGCAGACCCCAGTGCTGCCAGTCTGTGTGCTGCCAGCCCACTTGCTGCCGCCCCAGCTGCTGCCGCCCCAGCTGTTGCATTTCTAGCTGCTGCAGGCCTTCTTGCTGCCGCCCCAGCTGCTGTATCTCCAGCTGCTGCCGCCCCACCTGTTGCCAGACCACTTGCTGCAGGACCACCTGTTGCCGCCCAGCATGCTCTAGTAGTTCTTGCTGCTGA
- the LOC110331576 gene encoding keratin-associated protein 4-3-like isoform X4 yields MVSSCCGSVCSEEGCGQGCCQPSCCQTTCCRPNCCPTCCRPSCCVSSCCRPQCCQSVCCQPTCCRPSCCRPSCCISSCCRPSCCRPSCCVSSCCRPPCCISSCCRPCCGSSSCCGSSCCRPTCCISSCCRPSCCRPSCCVTTCCRPACSSGSCC; encoded by the exons ATGGTCAGCTCCTGTTGTGGCTCTGTCTGCTCTGAGGAGGGCTGTGGCCAAggctgctgccagcccagctgctgccagACCACCTGCTGCAGGCCCAActgctgt CCTACCTGCTGCCGCCCCAGCTGCTGTGTGTCTAGCTGCTGCAGACCCCAGTGCTGCCAGTCTGTGTGCTGCCAGCCCACCTGCTGCCGCCCCAGCTGCTGTCGCCCCAGCTGCTGCATTTCTAGCTGCTGCAGGCCTTCCTGCTGCCGCCCTagctgctgtgtgtccagctgctGCAGGCCCCCATGCTGCATCTCCAGCTGCTGTCGCCCCTGCTGTGGTAGTTCCAGCTGTTGTGGATCCAGCTGCTGCCGCCCCACCTGTTGCATTTCTAGCTGCTGCAGGCCTTCTTGCTGCCGCCCTagctgctgtgt GACCACCTGCTGCCGCCCAGCATGCTCTAGTGGTTCTTGCTGCTGA
- the LOC110331576 gene encoding keratin-associated protein 4-11-like isoform X1 yields the protein MVSSCCGSVCSEEGCGQGCCQPSCCQTTCCRPNCCVSSCCRPHCCVSSCCRPQCCQSVCCQPTCCRPSCCRPSCCISSCCRPSCCRPSCCVSSCCRPPCCISSCCRPCCGSSSCCGSSCCRPTCCISSCCRPSCCRPSCCVSSCCRPSCCISSCCRPCCGNSSCCGSSCCRPSCCVSSCCRPQCCISSCCRPTCCQTTCCRTTCCRPACSSGSCC from the exons ATGGTCAGCTCCTGTTGTGGCTCTGTCTGCTCTGAGGAGGGCTGTGGCCAAggctgctgccagcccagctgctgccagACCACCTGCTGCAGGCCCAActgctgtgtgtccagctgctGCAGACCCCA CTGCTGTGTGTCTAGCTGCTGCAGACCCCAGTGCTGCCAGTCTGTGTGCTGCCAGCCCACCTGCTGCCGCCCCAGCTGCTGTCGCCCCAGCTGCTGCATTTCTAGCTGCTGCAGGCCTTCCTGCTGCCGCCCTagctgctgtgtgtccagctgctGCAGGCCCCCATGCTGCATCTCCAGCTGCTGTCGCCCCTGCTGTGGTAGTTCCAGCTGTTGTGGATCCAGCTGCTGCCGCCCCACCTGTTGCATTTCTAGCTGCTGCAGGCCTTCTTGCTGCCGCCCTagctgctgtgtgtccagctgctGCAGGCCCTCTTGCTGCATCTCCAGCTGCTGCCGCCCCTGCTGTGGTAATTCTAGCTGTTGTGGATCCAGCTGCTGCCGCcccagctgctgtgtgtccagctgctGCAGACCCCAATGCTGCATCTCCAGCTGCTGCCGCCCCACCTGCTGCCAGACCACCTGCTGCAGGACCACCTGCTGCCGCCCAGCATGCTCTAGTGGTTCTTGCTGCTGA